In Aphelocoma coerulescens isolate FSJ_1873_10779 chromosome 3, UR_Acoe_1.0, whole genome shotgun sequence, a single window of DNA contains:
- the LOC138108737 gene encoding cysteine-rich venom protein kaouthin-2-like isoform X3 has translation MILTVVVLCVTAVLPPSTGQEPEALGALSSSRAEQQKLIVDRHNALRRGVKPTASNMMKMEWCPAAAENAQNWANQCTLRHSPPNLRRTNVLCGENLFMSSAPLSWSYVLQSWYNEEKNFKYGTGAKTKGAVVGHYTQMVWHNSYKIGCGLAFCSNTTYSYFYVCQYCPALKKWF, from the exons ATGATTCTGACTGTGGTGGTCCTGTGTGTCACAGCTGTGCTACCTCCATCTACTGGACAG GAACCTGAAGCTCTTGGTGCTTTGtcaagcagcagagcagagcagcagaagcTGATTGTTGACAGACATAATGCCCTCAGGAGAGGAGTAAAACCAACTGCCAGCAACATGATGAAGATG GAATGgtgtcctgcagctgcagagaaTGCCCAAAACTGGGCCAATCAATGTACTTTAAGGCACAGTCCTCCTAATCTGAGGAGAACCA ATGTACTATGTGGTGAAAATCTCTTCATGTCCTCTGCCCCGTTGTCATGGTCATATGTTCTTCAGTCCTGGTACAATGAGGAGAAAAATTTCAAATATGGAACTGGAGCAAAAACAAAAGGTGCAGTGGTTGGCCATTACACTCAG ATGGTTTGGCACAATTCTTATAAAATTGGATGTGGTTTAGCCTTCTGCAGCAACACTACGTATAGTTACTTTTACGTCTGCCAGTACTGCCCCGC gttaAAGAAATGGTTTTGA
- the LOC138108737 gene encoding cysteine-rich venom protein kaouthin-2-like isoform X2, whose protein sequence is MILTVVVLCVTAVLPPSTGQEPEALGALSSSRAEQQKLIVDRHNALRRGVKPTASNMMKMEWCPAAAENAQNWANQCTLRHSPPNLRRTNVLCGENLFMSSAPLSWSYVLQSWYNEEKNFKYGTGAKTKGAVVGHYTQMVWHNSYKIGCGLAFCSNTTYSYFYVCQYCPAGNLVSSMKTPYKEGEPCGDCPNSCEDGLCS, encoded by the exons ATGATTCTGACTGTGGTGGTCCTGTGTGTCACAGCTGTGCTACCTCCATCTACTGGACAG GAACCTGAAGCTCTTGGTGCTTTGtcaagcagcagagcagagcagcagaagcTGATTGTTGACAGACATAATGCCCTCAGGAGAGGAGTAAAACCAACTGCCAGCAACATGATGAAGATG GAATGgtgtcctgcagctgcagagaaTGCCCAAAACTGGGCCAATCAATGTACTTTAAGGCACAGTCCTCCTAATCTGAGGAGAACCA ATGTACTATGTGGTGAAAATCTCTTCATGTCCTCTGCCCCGTTGTCATGGTCATATGTTCTTCAGTCCTGGTACAATGAGGAGAAAAATTTCAAATATGGAACTGGAGCAAAAACAAAAGGTGCAGTGGTTGGCCATTACACTCAG ATGGTTTGGCACAATTCTTATAAAATTGGATGTGGTTTAGCCTTCTGCAGCAACACTACGTATAGTTACTTTTACGTCTGCCAGTACTGCCCCGC GGGAAACCTAGTAAGTTCAATGAAGACACCCTACAAGGAAGGAGAGCCCTGTGGGGATTGTCCTAATTCTTGTGAGGATGGATTATGCA gttaA
- the LOC138108737 gene encoding cysteine-rich venom protein kaouthin-2-like isoform X1 — protein MILTVVVLCVTAVLPPSTGQEPEALGALSSSRAEQQKLIVDRHNALRRGVKPTASNMMKMEWCPAAAENAQNWANQCTLRHSPPNLRRTNVLCGENLFMSSAPLSWSYVLQSWYNEEKNFKYGTGAKTKGAVVGHYTQMVWHNSYKIGCGLAFCSNTTYSYFYVCQYCPAGNLVSSMKTPYKEGEPCGDCPNSCEDGLCTNP, from the exons ATGATTCTGACTGTGGTGGTCCTGTGTGTCACAGCTGTGCTACCTCCATCTACTGGACAG GAACCTGAAGCTCTTGGTGCTTTGtcaagcagcagagcagagcagcagaagcTGATTGTTGACAGACATAATGCCCTCAGGAGAGGAGTAAAACCAACTGCCAGCAACATGATGAAGATG GAATGgtgtcctgcagctgcagagaaTGCCCAAAACTGGGCCAATCAATGTACTTTAAGGCACAGTCCTCCTAATCTGAGGAGAACCA ATGTACTATGTGGTGAAAATCTCTTCATGTCCTCTGCCCCGTTGTCATGGTCATATGTTCTTCAGTCCTGGTACAATGAGGAGAAAAATTTCAAATATGGAACTGGAGCAAAAACAAAAGGTGCAGTGGTTGGCCATTACACTCAG ATGGTTTGGCACAATTCTTATAAAATTGGATGTGGTTTAGCCTTCTGCAGCAACACTACGTATAGTTACTTTTACGTCTGCCAGTACTGCCCCGC GGGAAACCTAGTAAGTTCAATGAAGACACCCTACAAGGAAGGAGAGCCCTGTGGGGATTGTCCTAATTCTTGTGAGGATGGATTATGCA CCAACCCTTGA